The Tachypleus tridentatus isolate NWPU-2018 chromosome 5, ASM421037v1, whole genome shotgun sequence genome includes a window with the following:
- the LOC143250457 gene encoding uncharacterized protein LOC143250457, whose amino-acid sequence MIGVFYRLELRKFKEETFLGFQKEKRGERRQPLERFETETRTVESIRRNKRNGSEKQVLGYSRTNGIRVSQVRGGENQRIKKMHDSLQHANELQARIKIRNTQTRSLEIHRINEGHNSILKTFKYVISNIRRNLHRRCLLNKQKVILRDNSKTRDLKNVKNTNSETSKHRRSDRSNSQYRTLQPFTRTSGRYSETISLNEGGYYKLLRYERLNAETTEYEIMVLEQHQLSQRRYLKQQRRELKRSSQNKPEVRQRSLKYYKIRSLKITRKADRGMYETKTLKNIRATERWDSEQKRTNYRHHVDTSSLEITSLSDIRHSESTVVKSYILYKSSRINIRRLENRGKSARTTRVLELGEITQTRWRNLKYRVSGKRDNPVSMIRESRRTNRKYGSQVRAVEIRKLKYSKGFGRLRVEKYDNIQRYCSEIRALESRRSRNMCYPEMIVNVNRRTFETNEPREIIVKNSRIVNSRNFENRRKVVNYHDLTRYTLENQRTTKEFEFLNQEKTAYNLRLPADKINKDILLHKELGHSAKLLVLGSEKRNNEVLSAVHSDQDEGRIFSEMKHRTWTLLSSPVVTTTVLFVASVGLQPNIKSFEL is encoded by the exons ATGATAGGCGTGTTTTACAGATTAGAACTTCGAAAATTCAAAGAAGAAACGTTCTTGGGGTTTCAGAAAGAGAAACGGGGGGAACGTCGACAACCACTTGAAAGATTCGAGACTGAGACTAGGACTGTGGAAtctataagaagaaacaaaagGAATGGTTCAGAAAAGCAAGTATTAGGTTACAGTAGGACAAATGGGATACGTGTTTCTCAAGTTAGAGGTGGGGAAAACCAAAGAATCAAAAAGATGCATGATTCACTACAACATGCAAATGAACTACAAGCTAGAATCAAAATACGAAACACTCAAACTAGGTCTTTAGAAATCCACAGAATAAATGAAGGGCATAACTCAATTCTGAAAACTTTTAAATACGTCATTTCAAACATAAGACGAAATTTACATCGTAGGTGTCTTctgaataaacaaaaagtaattctAAGGGATAACTCCAAGACAAGAGatctaaaaaatgtaaaaaatacgaACAGTGAAACGTCAAAACACCGACGAAGTGATAGAAGTAACTCACAATATAGAACGTTACAACCGTTTACAAGGACAAGTGGGAGATATTCTGAAACTATTTCTCTAAACGAAGGAGGCTATTACAAATTACTTAGATATGAAAGGCTCAACGCAGAAACAACCGAATATGAAATCATGGTTTTGGAGCAACATCAACTTTCACAAAGACGATATTTGAAACAACAGAGAAGAGAGCTAAAGCGCAGTTCTCAAAACAAACCAGAAGTGAGACAAAGATCTCTGAAATATTATAAGATCAGGTCTCTTAAAATCACAAGAAAGGCAGACAGAGGAATGTATGAAACCAAGACTTTGAAAAATATAAGAGCTACAGAAAGATGGGATTCGGAACAAAAGAGAACAAATTATAGACACCATGTTGATACCAGCTCTCTGGAAAttacgtcactatcagatattcGTCACTCAGAAAGCACAGTTGTGAAAAGTTACATATTGTACAAATCAAGTAGAATTAACATTCGACGTCTTGAAAATCGAGGGAAAAGTGCAAGGACAACAAGAGTTTTGGAGCTTGGAGAAATAACACAAACGCGATGGAGAAATTTGAAATATCGAGTTAGTGGTAAAAGAGATAATCCGGTATCTATGATTCGGGAAAGCCGGAGAACAAACCGGAAGTATGGCTCTCAAGTTAGAgctgtagaaataagaaaactaaaatatagtaaGGGCTTTGGAAGACTTCGTGTCGAAAAATATGATAACATTCAAAGATATTGTTCGGAAATTAGAGCTTTGGAAAGTCGGAGATCAAGAAACATGTGTTATCCTGAAATGATAGTTAATGTAAATCGGAGAACGTTTGAGACAAACGAACCTCGGGagataattgtaaaaaacagtagGATTGTTAACAGTAGAAACTTTGAAAATCGAAGAAAAGTTGTAAATTATCATGACCTCACGAGATACACTTTAGAGAATCAAAGAACCACAAAAGAGTTTGAGTTTTTGAATCAGGAGAAAACTGCATATAACCTCAGACTTCCAGCtgacaaaattaataaagatattttattacataaggAACTTGGTCATTCTGCAAAG ttGTTGGTTTTGGGCAGTGAAAAACGTAACAACGAAGTTCTATCAGCTGTTCATTCTGATCAAGATGAGGGACGAATTTTCTCAGA GATGAAACATCGAACCTGGACCTTGCTCAGTTCCCCTGTAGTAACGACCACAGTGCTCTTTGTTGCCAGCGTTGGATTACAGCCAAATATAAAGTCATTCGAATTATAA